A single region of the Idiomarinaceae bacterium HL-53 genome encodes:
- a CDS encoding histidinol-phosphate aminotransferase: MNLINGLLRAHLRNMTPYASARRSMNVGKIWLNANENPYGKAWQVNTEFLNRYPNFQSLDLNAAYAQYAGVDVSEVMSHRGSDEAIDILIRAFCEPGEDKIMICPPTYGMYAISAQLNNNDVVKVPLVAENSEWTLDLAAMQDALNQVKIVFLCNPSNPLGNTLPPAQVREVLEFTKERCLVVVDEAYIEYADCASATELLANYPHLIVTRTLSKAFGLAGIRVGFTLANADIIQALVPVLAPYPLPDLSIQIAQQALRAEALIEMRQAVIETQGERARLITALETYAWVQSIFPSVTNFVLAAVEDAESVMAHLIADGILIRNQSSQLNLPNCIRFTIGSPAENQAVIESLNRYSGVAL, encoded by the coding sequence ATGAACCTAATCAACGGATTATTGCGAGCGCACTTGCGCAATATGACACCGTACGCTTCGGCGCGACGGAGCATGAACGTTGGAAAGATTTGGCTCAATGCGAACGAAAACCCGTATGGAAAAGCTTGGCAAGTTAACACCGAGTTCCTCAATCGCTACCCCAATTTCCAATCGTTGGATCTAAATGCAGCCTATGCCCAATACGCGGGCGTTGACGTAAGTGAAGTCATGAGTCACAGAGGTAGCGACGAAGCGATCGATATTCTAATTCGCGCTTTTTGCGAGCCCGGTGAAGATAAAATCATGATATGTCCACCTACGTATGGTATGTACGCCATCTCTGCGCAATTAAACAACAATGACGTGGTGAAAGTACCATTGGTTGCTGAGAATAGTGAATGGACACTTGATTTGGCAGCCATGCAGGATGCATTGAATCAGGTAAAAATAGTCTTCCTTTGTAATCCATCCAATCCCCTAGGCAACACCCTGCCTCCAGCCCAAGTTCGTGAGGTCTTAGAGTTCACGAAAGAGCGCTGCCTAGTTGTAGTTGATGAAGCCTATATAGAATATGCAGACTGCGCATCGGCGACCGAATTATTAGCTAACTATCCTCATTTGATTGTGACCCGTACACTTTCAAAAGCCTTCGGTTTGGCTGGTATTCGGGTCGGCTTCACGTTGGCAAATGCGGATATTATTCAGGCACTGGTGCCAGTTTTAGCGCCCTACCCCTTGCCAGATTTGAGTATTCAAATCGCACAGCAGGCCCTTCGCGCAGAAGCATTAATAGAAATGCGCCAAGCTGTCATTGAGACACAAGGAGAACGCGCACGCTTAATCACCGCGCTGGAAACCTACGCTTGGGTGCAATCAATATTCCCAAGTGTAACTAATTTTGTGTTGGCTGCCGTTGAAGATGCCGAAAGTGTGATGGCACACCTAATCGCAGACGGTATACTGATCCGTAATCAATCTTCACAACTTAATTTGCCGAATTGTATTCGTTTTACGATTGGAAGCCCCGCTGAGAACCAAGCAGTGATCGAGTCTCTCAACCGTTATTCAGGAGTCGCTTTATGA
- a CDS encoding histidinol dehydrogenase, which translates to MTTTLIPNAVRWSALDSTAQKALLQRPVQRVSEALQTQVASLINEVENFGDRAVLECTERFDGVKLASPELPMSQVEALAATITPEVRAAIDRAYDNIYQFHAAQQPQNVTVNTSPGVTCTLNFTAFASVGLYIPGGSASLPSTALMLGVPAQIANCDERVLVSPPAKDGTLSPAICYAAVKCGMTRVFLMGGAQAIAALALGTETIPAVQKIFGPGNSYVTEAKQQVSQLAGGPAIDLPAGPSELLVIADASAEPAFVAADLLSQAEHGPDSQVILLSPDVAFIERVRAELALQLEKLPRAEIAAEALKSSSLILTESLSEAIAISEAYAPEHLSIQLNNAEHLIPRLRNAGSIFVGHYTPESGGDYATGTNHVLPTYGFARSYSSLGLLDFYRRFTTQTVSAKGLMELGPAIVELAREEKLDAHLRAVSLRLESDRIQRDVETIQ; encoded by the coding sequence ATGACAACCACTCTCATACCAAATGCAGTGCGCTGGTCGGCGCTCGATAGCACAGCACAAAAAGCACTGCTGCAGCGGCCAGTGCAACGCGTCAGTGAGGCACTGCAAACACAGGTAGCGAGCCTCATTAACGAAGTCGAGAACTTTGGCGACCGAGCAGTGCTCGAATGTACAGAGCGTTTCGACGGCGTAAAGTTAGCGAGCCCCGAGTTGCCCATGTCTCAGGTGGAAGCGCTCGCAGCAACGATCACACCGGAAGTGAGAGCAGCGATCGACCGCGCCTACGATAATATTTACCAGTTCCACGCTGCACAGCAGCCTCAAAATGTCACGGTCAATACCAGCCCTGGTGTTACCTGTACGCTTAATTTCACAGCATTTGCCAGCGTAGGACTCTACATTCCTGGAGGGAGTGCAAGTTTACCAAGTACAGCTCTCATGCTTGGTGTGCCTGCGCAAATTGCAAACTGTGACGAACGTGTGCTGGTGAGCCCTCCGGCTAAAGACGGAACACTCTCTCCAGCCATTTGTTATGCCGCCGTAAAGTGCGGTATGACACGCGTTTTTCTGATGGGAGGTGCGCAAGCGATTGCCGCATTGGCGTTAGGCACTGAAACAATTCCAGCCGTGCAAAAGATATTTGGTCCCGGCAATAGCTATGTCACCGAAGCTAAACAACAAGTGAGCCAACTTGCAGGTGGCCCAGCAATTGATTTGCCCGCGGGCCCCTCAGAGCTGCTAGTTATCGCAGACGCCTCGGCTGAGCCTGCATTTGTCGCAGCAGACTTGCTTTCGCAAGCAGAGCACGGCCCTGACAGTCAGGTGATTTTGCTTTCCCCTGACGTCGCATTTATCGAGCGTGTTCGTGCAGAGCTAGCGCTGCAACTCGAAAAGCTTCCCCGCGCTGAAATTGCCGCAGAAGCACTCAAATCGAGTAGCCTCATTTTAACCGAGAGCCTCAGTGAAGCGATTGCCATCAGTGAAGCATACGCGCCAGAGCATTTGAGTATTCAGTTAAACAACGCTGAGCACTTAATTCCACGGTTGCGAAACGCAGGCTCAATTTTTGTAGGGCACTATACCCCAGAATCAGGAGGCGATTACGCAACTGGAACCAACCATGTTCTTCCAACCTACGGTTTTGCTCGAAGCTACAGTAGCTTAGGCTTGCTCGATTTCTACCGTCGCTTTACGACACAAACGGTATCGGCGAAAGGTTTGATGGAACTTGGCCCTGCAATTGTTGAATTAGCGCGCGAGGAAAAGCTCGACGCCCATTTGCGGGCCGTATCACTGCGACTCGAAAGCGATCGTATCCAACGAGATGTGGAGACTATCCAATGA
- a CDS encoding ATP phosphoribosyltransferase (homohexameric) codes for MKDTGRLTIAMQKSGRLSKESLGLLAACGVKFNLHEQRLMAHSTSHPVDLLRVRDDDIPGLVMDGVVDLGLVGENVLEEERLEREIKQQPAQFKSLRRLDFGFCRLSVATPKEDSYNGLASLDGKRIATTYPRITEAFLRQQGVNAKTVMLTGSVEVATRAGLAEAICDLVSTGATLEANGLVEQDVIFRSQVQLIQRQDSLSTEKQALVEKILTRLDGVQLAKESKYIMLHAPKNQLAEVERILPGAERPTILPLSHTDEQVAVHVVSTENLFWETMEQLKALGCSSILVLPIEKMLG; via the coding sequence ATGAAAGATACAGGAAGATTGACCATCGCCATGCAAAAATCAGGGCGTCTGAGTAAAGAATCTCTCGGACTTCTCGCTGCTTGTGGTGTGAAATTCAATTTGCATGAGCAGCGTCTTATGGCGCACAGCACCAGTCATCCTGTCGATTTACTCCGAGTTCGCGATGACGATATCCCGGGATTGGTGATGGACGGTGTGGTTGATTTAGGGCTCGTTGGTGAGAACGTATTGGAAGAAGAGCGTTTAGAGCGCGAAATAAAGCAACAGCCTGCGCAGTTTAAATCGCTGAGACGCCTAGATTTTGGTTTTTGTCGTTTAAGTGTCGCAACACCTAAAGAAGATAGTTATAACGGATTGGCCAGTTTAGACGGAAAGCGAATTGCCACAACCTATCCGCGCATTACCGAAGCATTTTTGCGCCAGCAAGGAGTGAATGCCAAAACTGTGATGCTAACAGGCTCAGTGGAAGTAGCAACGCGCGCGGGCTTAGCAGAAGCCATTTGTGATCTGGTTTCAACTGGAGCCACGCTCGAGGCCAACGGCTTGGTAGAGCAAGATGTGATCTTCCGTTCTCAGGTACAACTCATTCAGCGCCAAGATTCGTTGAGTACTGAGAAACAAGCACTTGTTGAAAAGATTCTAACTCGCTTAGACGGTGTGCAACTTGCAAAAGAAAGTAAGTACATCATGCTGCACGCACCGAAAAATCAATTAGCGGAAGTTGAACGTATTCTACCAGGTGCGGAACGCCCAACTATCCTGCCGCTCAGTCATACTGATGAGCAGGTTGCAGTGCATGTTGTAAGTACTGAGAATTTATTTTGGGAAACCATGGAGCAGCTCAAAGCGCTCGGTTGTAGTTCTATTCTTGTATTGCCGATTGAAAAAATGTTGGGGTAA
- a CDS encoding His Kinase A (phospho-acceptor) domain-containing protein: MIRSCKKRLAGVSLIIITSLSLLFAAKTHANVQNVTEHELYAAYLTTVLDFVRWPNEAEKENLQVGIVDSSEVMLQLSTVNIENVRNMPIVVRDVVRTSQINQLDVVVVGERAQGTLSQVESLARNNNILVITLNGNIRSSTMINLSSNENTELTFQVNSQRIEQAGLITSDGIFEISGDELELVVALWRQQSQGRSLSAQINDYESQLAQTTAQNRQLRERITMLEEALTERDNALRAQAGTIEDREQAIADQRATLNRLLLELDDQRNRILMREEQLAMIQQQLQASQDLLAAQQQELDMKEALLNERQQESDVLSERITSNRNVLAAQQQQLRDQREEIEAQLQLIESREATISRQQDYLLYIGIGLLIALFFAVLSIVLYANKRKTANELMHALHELNDAQDKLVESEKMAALGNLVAGVAHEVNTPLGVALTATSMLNDRRERLIETIEAGQLTKEQLDSFLGKANESLTLTEKNLARVARLISNFKQVAVDQMVSERREIDLREYLEEIMSTLSIELRRASVDYRILVEHKITMVTIPGAMAQIITNLTTNSIRHAFEGRSGTITLSAEKVAGDQIKLVYADNGNGMNAEVLEKVFEPFFTTKRNEGGTGLGMPIVYNLVRQKLHGDIKVESELTQGTRFVIIMPRVSPI, translated from the coding sequence ATGATTCGAAGCTGCAAGAAACGTCTTGCTGGTGTTTCGCTGATAATTATTACCAGTCTTAGCCTTTTATTCGCGGCGAAAACACATGCCAACGTGCAAAATGTAACTGAGCACGAGCTTTATGCTGCATACCTTACCACGGTTCTAGATTTTGTTCGTTGGCCAAATGAGGCCGAGAAAGAAAATTTACAGGTTGGGATTGTCGACTCTTCCGAAGTAATGCTCCAACTCTCCACGGTTAACATTGAAAATGTGCGTAACATGCCGATTGTTGTGCGTGACGTCGTGCGCACCTCACAAATCAATCAGCTCGATGTTGTGGTGGTTGGCGAACGAGCACAGGGCACTCTTAGCCAAGTTGAATCGCTCGCGCGCAATAATAATATTCTTGTGATCACCTTAAACGGTAATATACGTAGCAGCACCATGATCAACTTGAGCTCGAACGAAAATACTGAGCTCACATTCCAAGTTAACAGCCAACGTATTGAGCAGGCAGGCTTAATTACGTCAGACGGTATTTTTGAAATCTCCGGAGACGAACTGGAACTGGTGGTCGCACTCTGGCGTCAGCAATCTCAGGGCCGCTCATTGAGCGCACAGATTAACGATTATGAATCACAACTCGCACAGACGACGGCGCAAAATCGGCAGCTACGCGAGCGCATTACCATGCTAGAGGAAGCATTAACAGAACGCGATAATGCACTTCGCGCGCAGGCCGGTACCATTGAAGACAGAGAGCAAGCAATTGCCGATCAGCGTGCCACGTTAAATCGCCTGCTATTAGAACTAGACGATCAACGAAATCGCATTCTTATGCGTGAAGAACAATTGGCAATGATCCAACAACAGCTCCAAGCCTCGCAAGACCTACTCGCGGCGCAGCAACAAGAACTCGATATGAAAGAGGCGTTACTCAACGAGCGTCAACAAGAAAGTGATGTTTTAAGTGAACGCATTACCAGCAATCGTAATGTACTCGCGGCACAACAACAGCAATTGAGAGATCAGCGCGAGGAAATTGAAGCACAACTCCAACTCATTGAGAGCCGTGAAGCAACTATTTCAAGACAGCAAGACTATTTATTGTACATTGGCATTGGTCTCTTGATTGCATTGTTTTTCGCTGTTCTAAGCATTGTTTTGTATGCCAACAAGCGTAAAACCGCGAACGAACTGATGCATGCGCTTCACGAGTTGAATGACGCACAAGATAAGCTCGTCGAGTCTGAAAAAATGGCTGCTCTGGGGAACCTTGTTGCGGGCGTCGCTCACGAAGTTAACACGCCCTTAGGTGTTGCCCTAACCGCGACCTCGATGCTAAATGACCGCCGCGAAAGGCTTATTGAAACCATTGAAGCCGGTCAACTTACCAAAGAGCAGCTCGACAGCTTTTTGGGTAAGGCGAATGAGTCTTTAACGCTCACAGAAAAGAACCTTGCTCGTGTGGCACGCCTCATTAGTAACTTTAAGCAGGTTGCTGTCGATCAAATGGTCTCGGAGCGTCGTGAAATTGACTTACGCGAGTACCTAGAGGAAATCATGTCGACGCTCTCCATTGAATTGCGTCGTGCGAGTGTCGATTACCGAATTCTGGTTGAACATAAGATCACCATGGTGACAATTCCCGGTGCTATGGCACAGATCATTACGAATTTGACAACGAATTCCATTCGACACGCCTTTGAGGGACGTTCGGGCACCATCACTTTATCGGCTGAAAAAGTCGCGGGTGATCAAATTAAGCTGGTGTACGCAGACAACGGAAATGGTATGAATGCCGAGGTGCTCGAAAAGGTATTTGAACCATTCTTCACGACCAAACGAAATGAGGGTGGCACCGGCTTGGGGATGCCTATTGTTTACAATCTTGTGAGACAAAAGCTGCATGGAGATATAAAAGTAGAAAGCGAGCTCACACAGGGAACTCGCTTTGTCATTATTATGCCGCGTGTTAGCCCAATTTAA